One region of Dysidea avara chromosome 1, odDysAvar1.4, whole genome shotgun sequence genomic DNA includes:
- the LOC136260527 gene encoding uncharacterized protein isoform X3, giving the protein MLYKIQMLTMLHEFTVKEVDHRIVECDNICVRSSPNSEAHKEWTSYKDNMKATVEQYTPSAQMPLPTAATTTTTPMYQTMPPQQQMIQGQNIRPPQPPVAMQTGYPIRPPTTWSTGHPQRQQWTGLVEQAQIPTQQPMIQDMAQQHPEGQNELMAADRAVGNGQQQASNSDGSVTKGRSSFDCIVDHLSGVS; this is encoded by the exons ATACAAATGTTGACAATGTTACACGAGTTCACAGTGAAGGAGGTTGATCATCGAATAGTTGAGTGTGATAATATTTG TGTTCGGTCATCACCCAACTCTGAGGCACACAAGGAATGGACAAGTTATAAAGACAATATGAAGGCTACTGTTGAACAGTATACG CCATCTGCACAAATGCCACTTCCAACTgctgcaacaacaacaacaacaccaatgtATCAGACGATGCcaccacaacaacaaatgatCCAGGGACAGAACATACGACCACCACAGCCACCAGTAGCCATGCAAACAGGATATCCAATTAGACCCCCTACCACATGGTCAACCGGTCACCCACAACGACAACAATGGACTGGTCTGGTGGAACAAGCACAAATACCAACACAACAACCGATGATACAGGATATGGCTCAACAACATCCAGAGGGACAAAATGAATTGATGGCAGCAG ATAGAGCAGTGGGTAATGGTCAACAGCAAGCTAGTAATAGTGATGGGAGTGTGACTAAAGGACGATCAAGTTTTGACTGTATTGTAGATCACCTGTCTGGAGTATCCTAA
- the LOC136260561 gene encoding uncharacterized protein → MSSQDNQVIHTSLTAVTNPTGQSGQTGHTYQLTAVTNHYLTVRTNRSYRWRSLSQFLNKSRNSRASCPTDQWTTSYNIIQHMRDVINAKENTMTPTLGHVPAVNSNYIPVSSSSIPATSSDSSTLTGSMAGKTVAATKKQMTEKVTVRTLPKKQGLRPPYISPPKKPNLNPLYLPAYENECIICQEEMKDNNAVKLQCGHWLF, encoded by the exons ATGAGCAGTCAGGACAACcaggtcatacataccagccttaCCGCTGTGACCAATCCTACTGGGCAGTCAGGACAAAcaggtcatacataccagcttACCGCTGTGACCAATCACTACTTAACAGTCAGGACAAACAGGTCATACCGCT GGAGGAGTTTAAGTCAGTTCTTAAACAAGTCAAGGAACAGCAGAGCAAGTTGCCCAACTGATCAATGGACTACATCATACAACATCATACAACATATGAGAGATGTGATTAATGCTAAGGAGAATACAATGACACCCACACTTGGTCATGTTCCAGCAGTCAACAGCAACTATATACCAGTGTCTTCATCCTCAATACCAGCTACTAGCAGTGATAGCTCCACCCTCACCGGCAGCATGGCTGGTAAAACTGTTgcagcaacaaagaaacagATGACAGAAAAGGTTACTGTGAGGACTCTACCTAAGAAACAG GGACTGAGACCACCATACATTTCACCACCCAAGAAGCCCAACCTTAACCCACTGTACCTACCAGCCTATGAGAATGAATGTATTATCTGTCAAGAGGAGATGAAGGATAATAATGCTGTTAAGCTGCAGTGTGGACATTggctgttttaa